Proteins from one Amycolatopsis benzoatilytica AK 16/65 genomic window:
- a CDS encoding MFS transporter yields MRRDSLFFHADFRRLWAGDTASQLGMFVGITAIPLLAAGVLAATPFEMGLLTMAETLGFLVIGLPAGVWVDRMRKRSLMLAADLVRGVLLLSVPLAWWAGVLTMAQLLVVVLFTGLATVFFDVSYQAYLPALVGREKLLEGNAKLQAVQSSAQIAGPSLAGVLVQFLGAASTILVTGFGYLTSALCLWRIRTVEERPERAEHERLLPQMLEGLKFVVSDRPLRAIVACTATSNFFNGAAQAVQVLFLTRTAGLKPAEVGGLLAVGGIGGIIAALCAGPIIRKIGQARSIWLVPTTVWPGGLLVPLAAPGWRLALAGFGLAAFGFGVILYNIAQVSYRQAITPDRLLGRMNASVRFIVWGSLPLGGLLGGGLGEWFGLTGAFWMASAGELLGALWVVCSPLRRMRDLPTSAKMVVPAP; encoded by the coding sequence GTGCGTCGAGACTCACTCTTCTTCCACGCCGACTTCCGGCGGCTCTGGGCTGGGGACACCGCCAGCCAGCTGGGGATGTTCGTCGGCATCACGGCGATCCCGCTGCTCGCCGCGGGCGTGCTGGCGGCTACCCCGTTCGAGATGGGCCTGCTGACCATGGCCGAGACGCTCGGCTTCCTGGTCATCGGCCTGCCCGCGGGCGTGTGGGTGGACCGGATGCGCAAGCGGTCGCTGATGCTCGCCGCCGACCTGGTCCGCGGCGTGCTGCTGCTCAGCGTCCCGCTGGCCTGGTGGGCCGGCGTGCTGACGATGGCGCAATTGCTCGTAGTGGTCCTGTTCACCGGCCTGGCGACGGTGTTCTTCGACGTTTCCTACCAGGCGTATCTGCCCGCACTGGTCGGCCGCGAGAAGCTGCTGGAAGGCAACGCCAAACTGCAGGCAGTCCAGTCCTCGGCGCAGATCGCCGGGCCTAGCCTCGCCGGTGTGCTCGTGCAGTTCCTCGGCGCGGCCAGCACGATCCTGGTCACCGGGTTCGGCTACCTCACCTCCGCACTGTGCCTCTGGCGCATCCGCACCGTCGAAGAGCGGCCCGAGCGAGCCGAACACGAGCGTCTGCTGCCGCAGATGCTGGAGGGCCTGAAGTTCGTCGTCTCGGACCGGCCGCTGCGCGCGATCGTCGCCTGCACCGCGACGTCCAACTTCTTCAACGGCGCGGCCCAGGCCGTTCAGGTGCTGTTCCTGACCCGCACCGCCGGGCTGAAGCCGGCCGAAGTCGGCGGGCTGCTCGCGGTCGGCGGCATCGGCGGCATCATCGCCGCGCTCTGCGCCGGGCCGATCATCCGGAAGATCGGGCAGGCCCGGTCGATCTGGCTGGTGCCGACGACGGTGTGGCCGGGCGGGCTGCTGGTCCCGCTCGCGGCACCGGGCTGGCGGCTCGCGCTCGCCGGGTTCGGGCTGGCCGCGTTCGGCTTCGGCGTGATCCTCTACAACATCGCGCAGGTGTCCTACCGCCAGGCGATCACGCCGGACCGGCTGCTCGGCCGGATGAACGCGAGCGTCCGGTTCATCGTGTGGGGCTCGCTGCCGCTGGGCGGGCTGCTCGGCGGCGGGCTCGGCGAATGGTTCGGGCTCACCGGCGCGTTCTGGATGGCCAGTGCCGGCGAACTGCTCGGCGCGCTGTGGGTGGTCTGCTCGCCGCTGCGGCGGATGCGCGACCTGCCGACCAGCGCGAAAATGGTTGTGCCCGCGCCGTAA
- the valS gene encoding valine--tRNA ligase → MDEKIPHQTSVDGLTAKWAPVWEREGVYRFDRSRPDVYSIDTPPLTASGSLHIGHVFSYTHTDVLARYQRMRGRSVFYPVGWDDNGLPTERRVQNHFGVRCEPSLPYDPAFTPPEKPGKNAIPVSRRNFVELCRQLTETDEKVFEEVWRSIGLSVDWTLAYQTIDPATTEISQRAFLRNLARGEAYQSEAPTLWDVTFRTAVAQAELEDRERPGAYHDLAFAADDGTEVLICTTRPELLPACVALVAHPDDERYRGLFGKSVRTPVFGVEVPVHAHHLADPEKGTGIAMVCTFGDTTDVTWWRALRLETRPALGRDGRFRSEPPPGVPADAYAPLAGKTVHTGRQILVDLLREAGALRGEPRPITHPVKFYEKGDKPLEIVTSRQWYLRNGGRDDALRAKLLRRGEELNWVPPHMQVRYRSWVEGLTSDWLVSRQRFFGVPIPVWYPLDADGEPDHDKVLVPDDASLPVDPSSDVPPGYTGDQRGVPGGFAAEADVMDTWATSSLTPQIAGRWSIDDDLFRRVFPYSLRPQAHEIIRTWLFSTTVRAELEEGVLPWRDAVISGWVLDPDRKKMSKSVGNVVTPADLLDRHGSDAVRYWAASARPGVDTAVDEGQMKVGRRLATKLLNVSRFVLGLGLPSPEAAATEPLDRSVLATLATVVEEATAAFESLDQARALQVTETFFWTFCDDYVELVKGRAYGDRGPAAAESAQVALRTALSALVRMFAPVLPFAAEEIWSWWQEGSVHQAAWPTAPETDGDAALLPLAGSVIAAVRRAKTDAKVSMRTAVETLSVTAPADVLAGFAEVAADVRIAGAVTSVSTREGDLAFDVTIG, encoded by the coding sequence ATGGACGAGAAGATCCCGCACCAGACCAGCGTCGACGGCCTGACCGCCAAATGGGCACCGGTGTGGGAGCGCGAAGGCGTATACCGGTTCGACCGGTCCCGCCCGGACGTCTACTCGATCGACACGCCGCCGCTGACCGCGAGCGGTTCGCTGCACATCGGCCACGTCTTCTCCTATACGCACACCGACGTTCTCGCGCGCTACCAACGGATGCGCGGCCGTTCGGTGTTCTATCCGGTGGGCTGGGACGACAACGGCCTGCCCACCGAACGCCGCGTGCAGAACCACTTCGGCGTGCGCTGCGAACCCTCGCTCCCCTACGACCCCGCGTTCACGCCGCCGGAGAAGCCCGGCAAGAACGCGATTCCGGTGTCCCGGCGCAATTTCGTGGAACTGTGCCGGCAGCTGACCGAAACCGACGAGAAGGTGTTCGAGGAGGTCTGGCGGAGCATCGGGCTGTCGGTGGACTGGACGCTGGCGTACCAGACGATCGACCCGGCGACCACGGAGATCTCGCAACGCGCGTTCCTGCGCAACCTCGCACGCGGCGAGGCGTACCAGTCCGAAGCCCCGACGCTCTGGGACGTCACCTTCCGCACCGCGGTCGCCCAGGCTGAGCTCGAAGACCGGGAACGCCCTGGCGCGTACCACGATCTCGCCTTCGCCGCGGACGACGGCACCGAAGTGCTGATCTGCACGACCCGGCCCGAACTGCTGCCCGCGTGCGTCGCGCTGGTGGCGCATCCGGACGACGAGCGGTACCGGGGTCTCTTCGGAAAGTCCGTGCGCACGCCGGTGTTCGGCGTCGAGGTGCCGGTGCACGCGCACCATCTCGCCGATCCGGAAAAGGGCACCGGCATCGCGATGGTCTGCACGTTCGGCGACACCACCGACGTCACCTGGTGGCGGGCGCTGCGGCTGGAAACGCGCCCGGCGCTCGGCCGCGACGGCCGGTTCCGGTCCGAGCCGCCTCCCGGCGTGCCCGCCGACGCGTACGCACCGCTGGCCGGCAAGACTGTCCACACTGGACGGCAGATCCTGGTCGACCTGCTGCGCGAGGCGGGCGCGCTGCGCGGCGAGCCGCGGCCGATCACGCATCCGGTGAAGTTCTACGAAAAGGGCGACAAACCGCTCGAAATCGTCACCAGCCGCCAGTGGTACCTGCGCAACGGCGGCCGCGACGACGCCCTGCGCGCGAAACTGCTGCGCCGCGGCGAGGAACTGAACTGGGTGCCGCCGCACATGCAGGTGCGCTATCGCAGCTGGGTCGAGGGCCTGACGAGCGACTGGCTGGTCAGCAGGCAGCGGTTCTTCGGCGTCCCGATCCCGGTCTGGTACCCACTCGACGCCGACGGCGAGCCGGACCACGACAAGGTGCTGGTGCCGGACGACGCGAGCCTGCCGGTCGACCCGAGCAGCGACGTGCCGCCCGGCTACACCGGGGACCAGCGCGGGGTGCCCGGCGGGTTCGCCGCCGAAGCGGACGTGATGGACACCTGGGCGACCTCGTCGCTGACGCCGCAGATCGCCGGCCGCTGGAGCATCGACGACGACCTCTTCCGCCGGGTGTTCCCGTACTCGCTGCGGCCGCAGGCGCACGAGATCATCCGGACCTGGCTGTTCTCCACCACGGTGCGCGCCGAACTGGAGGAAGGCGTGCTGCCGTGGCGGGACGCGGTCATCTCCGGCTGGGTGCTCGACCCGGACCGCAAGAAGATGTCGAAGTCGGTCGGCAACGTCGTCACGCCCGCGGACCTGCTGGACCGGCACGGTTCCGACGCCGTCCGCTACTGGGCGGCGAGCGCGCGGCCGGGCGTCGACACCGCGGTGGACGAGGGCCAGATGAAGGTCGGCCGTCGGCTGGCGACGAAGCTGCTGAACGTCAGCCGGTTCGTGCTCGGCCTCGGTCTCCCGTCGCCGGAAGCCGCCGCGACCGAACCGCTGGACCGGTCCGTGCTCGCCACGCTGGCGACGGTGGTCGAGGAAGCGACGGCGGCGTTCGAATCGCTGGACCAGGCTCGGGCGCTGCAAGTGACGGAGACGTTCTTCTGGACGTTCTGCGACGACTACGTGGAACTCGTGAAGGGCCGGGCGTACGGCGACCGCGGCCCGGCGGCGGCCGAATCAGCGCAGGTGGCGTTGCGCACTGCGCTGTCCGCGCTGGTGCGGATGTTCGCCCCGGTGCTGCCGTTCGCCGCCGAAGAGATCTGGTCGTGGTGGCAGGAGGGCTCGGTGCATCAGGCCGCGTGGCCGACCGCGCCGGAAACGGACGGGGACGCCGCGTTGCTGCCGCTGGCCGGTTCGGTGATCGCGGCGGTGCGCCGGGCGAAGACGGACGCGAAGGTGTCGATGCGGACCGCCGTCGAGACTCTGTCGGTGACCGCTCCGGCGGACGTTTTGGCCGGCTTCGCCGAGGTCGCCGCGGACGTCCGGATCGCCGGCGCGGTCACCTCCGTGTCGACGCGGGAAGGCGATCTCGCCTTCGACGTGACGATCGGCTGA
- a CDS encoding TAXI family TRAP transporter solute-binding subunit yields the protein MRWRLPAALAVLMVLLTGCGPSFPGLRLRVAAGSVGGVYHDLAAPLATAWAGELGIEQPAVLATQGSRDNLNRVLSGSADVAFVAADLAADAAAAHPGKLAALARIHDDYLHVVVREDSPYTSVGMLKGHPIAVGSPESGVEYIADRVLQVAGLKGISPVTPLGLEASLAALRDRKIDALFWSGGLPTPLITQYNREIGLRLLDLSALMPGMQRFSTVYGTATIPGSTYDQPGPVTTLVVPNFLVVPTSMPADVAEALTKGLYDARPQLAAVNRAALSIDVHPGIETEPLPLHPGALAYYRAEKV from the coding sequence ATGCGATGGAGGCTGCCGGCGGCGTTAGCGGTGCTGATGGTGCTGCTGACCGGGTGCGGGCCGAGCTTCCCGGGCCTGCGGCTGCGGGTCGCGGCGGGATCGGTGGGCGGCGTCTACCACGATCTCGCCGCGCCGCTGGCCACCGCCTGGGCCGGCGAACTGGGCATCGAACAGCCCGCCGTGCTCGCCACCCAAGGGTCGCGGGACAACCTCAACCGAGTGCTTTCCGGGAGCGCGGACGTCGCGTTCGTCGCCGCGGACCTGGCCGCGGACGCGGCGGCCGCGCATCCCGGGAAGCTGGCCGCGCTCGCCCGCATCCACGACGACTACTTGCACGTCGTCGTCCGCGAGGACTCGCCCTACACCTCGGTCGGGATGCTCAAGGGGCACCCCATCGCGGTCGGCTCGCCGGAGTCCGGGGTCGAGTACATCGCGGACCGGGTCCTGCAGGTCGCCGGGCTGAAAGGGATCAGCCCGGTAACCCCGCTCGGGCTCGAAGCGTCGCTCGCCGCGCTGCGCGACCGCAAGATCGACGCCCTGTTCTGGTCCGGCGGCCTGCCGACCCCGCTGATCACCCAGTACAACCGGGAGATCGGCCTGCGGTTGCTCGACCTGTCCGCGCTGATGCCGGGCATGCAGCGGTTCAGCACGGTGTACGGCACCGCGACCATCCCGGGCAGCACGTACGACCAGCCCGGCCCGGTCACGACGCTCGTCGTGCCGAACTTCCTGGTCGTGCCCACGTCGATGCCGGCCGACGTCGCCGAGGCGCTCACCAAGGGTCTCTACGACGCCCGCCCGCAGCTCGCGGCGGTGAACCGGGCCGCGCTGTCGATCGACGTCCATCCCGGGATCGAGACCGAGCCGCTCCCGCTGCACCCGGGCGCGCTGGCGTATTACCGCGCGGAGAAGGTCTAG
- a CDS encoding heparin lyase I family protein, producing the protein MNKVFACSATAFAGVAALAAAAFAAAPVTAAPVSPSAAVTPASVTWSADPAKGPSAFQSVQCDEGSSQFTTASDTAKGKVWVAKQAAGAERCEVEGPDVKQGQTFYLGWSSKYHITDSTSRYVFQLKCSPSTGTANHPIVLEVIGGKLRLDEWTTDHTNVPLWSTPFQNDKWYDFALHVSADRTKGTIQFWFGGKQQTFANGSTSYTGTTYDGTRDYLKWGVYHQADQAATQTFSTIRMGTSLTDVTG; encoded by the coding sequence GTGAACAAAGTTTTCGCCTGCTCCGCGACAGCGTTCGCGGGCGTGGCCGCCCTTGCCGCGGCGGCGTTCGCCGCGGCTCCGGTGACCGCCGCGCCGGTTTCGCCGTCCGCCGCCGTCACGCCGGCCTCGGTCACCTGGTCCGCAGACCCGGCCAAGGGGCCATCGGCGTTCCAGTCGGTCCAATGCGACGAGGGCAGCAGCCAATTCACCACCGCGAGCGACACGGCCAAGGGAAAGGTGTGGGTGGCCAAGCAGGCCGCCGGCGCCGAACGGTGCGAGGTCGAGGGCCCGGACGTGAAGCAGGGCCAGACGTTTTACCTCGGCTGGTCCTCGAAGTACCACATCACCGATTCCACCAGCCGGTACGTGTTCCAGCTGAAATGCAGCCCGAGCACCGGCACCGCGAACCACCCGATCGTCCTGGAGGTGATCGGCGGCAAACTCCGGCTGGACGAGTGGACCACCGACCACACCAATGTCCCGCTGTGGAGCACGCCGTTCCAGAACGACAAGTGGTATGACTTCGCGCTTCACGTCTCCGCCGACCGCACCAAAGGCACCATCCAATTCTGGTTCGGCGGCAAGCAGCAGACGTTCGCCAACGGGTCGACCAGCTACACCGGCACCACCTACGACGGCACCCGCGACTACCTGAAGTGGGGCGTCTACCACCAGGCCGACCAGGCCGCGACCCAGACGTTCAGCACGATCCGGATGGGCACCAGCCTGACTGACGTCACCGGCTGA
- the miaB gene encoding tRNA (N6-isopentenyl adenosine(37)-C2)-methylthiotransferase MiaB, with protein MNAKTYQIRTFGCQMNVHDSERLAGQLEEAGYVPVAGETKPDLVVFNTCAVRENADNKLYGTLGHLRPDKVANPDMQIAVGGCLAQKDRGDIVKRAPWVDVVFGTHNIGSLPTLLERARHNAEAEVEILESLETFPSTLPARRESSYASWVSVSVGCNNTCTFCIVPSLRGKERDRRPGEILAEVEALVAEGVLEVTLLGQNVNSYGVEFGDRLAFGKLLRATGGIDGLERVRFTSPHPAAFTSDVIEAMAETPNVCHQLHMPLQSGSDRVLREMRRSYRSTRFLNILDEVRAAMPDAAITTDIIVGFPGETEEDFQATLDVVRAARFSSAFTFQYSKRPGTPAAEMVEQLPKAVVQERYDRLVELQNEISWEENRKLVGSRVELLVAAGEGRKDAETHRMSGRARDGRLVHFTPSGPAVDRAVRPGDVVETVISYGAPHHLVADGDLRTHRRTKAGDNAEAGLRPKTSGVTLGLPGFGAPAAQPAPVSGCAG; from the coding sequence ATGAACGCGAAAACGTACCAGATCCGCACGTTCGGCTGCCAGATGAACGTGCACGACTCCGAACGGCTCGCCGGCCAGCTCGAGGAAGCCGGCTACGTCCCCGTCGCCGGGGAGACGAAGCCGGATCTGGTCGTGTTCAACACCTGCGCGGTGCGGGAGAACGCGGACAACAAGCTGTACGGCACGCTCGGCCACCTGCGCCCGGACAAGGTCGCGAACCCGGACATGCAGATCGCCGTCGGCGGCTGTCTCGCGCAGAAGGACCGCGGCGACATCGTCAAGCGCGCGCCGTGGGTCGACGTCGTCTTCGGGACGCACAACATCGGCTCGCTGCCGACGCTGCTGGAGCGCGCGCGGCACAACGCCGAGGCCGAGGTCGAAATCCTCGAATCGCTCGAGACGTTCCCGTCCACGCTGCCCGCCCGCCGCGAATCGTCGTACGCGAGCTGGGTGTCGGTTTCGGTCGGCTGCAACAACACCTGCACGTTCTGCATCGTGCCGTCGCTGCGCGGCAAGGAGCGCGACCGCCGCCCCGGCGAGATCCTCGCCGAGGTCGAGGCGCTGGTCGCGGAGGGCGTGCTCGAAGTGACTTTGCTGGGTCAGAACGTCAACTCCTACGGCGTCGAGTTCGGCGACCGGCTCGCGTTCGGCAAACTGCTGCGCGCGACCGGCGGGATCGACGGGCTGGAGCGCGTGCGGTTCACCTCGCCGCATCCGGCCGCGTTCACCTCCGACGTGATCGAGGCGATGGCCGAGACGCCGAACGTCTGCCACCAGCTGCACATGCCGCTGCAGTCCGGTTCGGACCGGGTGCTGCGCGAGATGCGCCGCTCGTACCGGTCCACGCGGTTCCTGAACATCCTCGACGAGGTGCGCGCCGCGATGCCGGACGCCGCCATCACCACCGACATCATCGTCGGCTTCCCCGGCGAGACCGAGGAGGACTTCCAGGCGACGCTGGACGTCGTGCGCGCCGCCCGGTTCTCCAGCGCGTTCACCTTCCAGTACTCGAAGCGCCCCGGGACGCCCGCCGCGGAGATGGTCGAACAGCTGCCGAAGGCGGTCGTGCAGGAGCGCTACGACCGGCTGGTCGAGCTGCAGAACGAGATCTCCTGGGAAGAGAACCGCAAGCTGGTCGGCAGCCGGGTCGAGCTGCTGGTGGCCGCGGGAGAAGGCCGCAAGGACGCCGAGACGCACCGGATGAGCGGCCGCGCCCGCGACGGGCGGCTGGTGCACTTCACGCCTTCGGGCCCGGCGGTGGACCGCGCGGTCCGGCCGGGCGACGTCGTGGAGACGGTGATCAGCTACGGCGCACCGCACCATCTGGTCGCCGACGGCGACCTCCGGACGCACCGCCGCACCAAGGCGGGCGACAACGCCGAAGCCGGTCTTCGGCCCAAGACGAGCGGGGTCACCCTGGGGCTGCCGGGCTTCGGCGCCCCGGCGGCGCAGCCGGCCCCGGTGAGTGGGTGTGCAGGATGA
- a CDS encoding DUF349 domain-containing protein, which produces MAQENTSPGTPAPHPVPHAQGAGPAAPPVPPAEPAPANWGRVNDEGTVYVFTADGEREVGVWQAGTPEEGLLHYARRFDDVRTEVELLETRLNSGAGDPKHALSSATQIRDGLGEAAVVGDLAALAARLEFVIGLAEKALVNVKHEREEARAAAVARKQALAEEAEKIAADSTQWKVAGDRLRAILDEWKTVKGVDRKTDDELWKRFSKAREAFNRRRGSHFAELDKQRASAKHRKEELIAEAEALSESDDWGATAGRYKELMAEWKAAGRAPKDSDEALWQRFRAAQDAFFARRSAVFSERDAEFAGNAVRKEELLAEAEKIDVAANLDAAKSALRRIQEQWDEIGKVPRERIRELDGRLKAVQDAVKSAEDSLWRRTDPEAMARAAQFRERVEQFESQAAKARAAGDERRAKKAEEQAAQWREWMQAAEAAVADR; this is translated from the coding sequence ATGGCCCAGGAGAACACGTCCCCCGGCACTCCGGCACCGCACCCGGTGCCGCACGCGCAGGGCGCGGGCCCTGCCGCACCGCCGGTGCCGCCGGCCGAACCCGCCCCCGCCAACTGGGGCCGGGTCAACGACGAAGGCACCGTCTATGTCTTCACCGCGGACGGCGAGCGCGAGGTCGGGGTCTGGCAGGCCGGCACTCCCGAAGAGGGTCTGCTGCACTACGCGCGCCGCTTCGACGACGTGCGCACCGAGGTCGAACTGCTCGAAACGCGGCTGAACTCCGGCGCGGGCGACCCGAAGCACGCGCTCTCGAGCGCGACCCAGATCCGCGACGGCCTCGGCGAGGCAGCCGTGGTCGGCGACCTCGCGGCGCTGGCCGCGCGGCTCGAGTTCGTGATCGGCCTGGCGGAGAAGGCGCTGGTCAACGTCAAGCACGAGCGCGAAGAAGCCCGCGCCGCTGCCGTCGCACGCAAGCAGGCGCTGGCCGAGGAGGCGGAGAAGATCGCCGCCGACTCCACCCAGTGGAAGGTCGCCGGCGACCGGCTGCGCGCGATCCTCGACGAGTGGAAGACGGTCAAGGGCGTCGACCGCAAGACCGACGACGAGCTGTGGAAGCGGTTCTCGAAAGCCCGCGAGGCGTTCAACCGCCGCCGCGGCTCGCACTTCGCCGAGCTGGACAAGCAGCGGGCGAGCGCGAAGCACCGCAAGGAAGAGCTCATCGCCGAGGCGGAAGCGCTGTCCGAGTCGGACGACTGGGGCGCCACCGCCGGCCGCTACAAGGAGCTGATGGCCGAGTGGAAGGCCGCCGGGCGCGCGCCGAAGGACAGCGACGAGGCGCTGTGGCAGCGGTTCCGCGCCGCCCAGGACGCCTTCTTCGCCCGCCGCTCGGCGGTGTTCTCCGAGCGCGACGCGGAGTTCGCCGGCAACGCGGTGCGCAAGGAAGAGCTGCTGGCCGAGGCCGAGAAGATCGACGTCGCGGCGAACCTGGACGCGGCCAAGTCGGCGCTGCGCCGGATCCAGGAGCAGTGGGACGAGATCGGCAAGGTCCCGCGCGAACGCATCCGCGAGCTGGACGGCCGGCTCAAGGCCGTGCAGGACGCGGTGAAGTCGGCCGAGGACAGCCTCTGGCGCCGCACCGACCCGGAGGCGATGGCCCGGGCCGCCCAGTTCCGCGAGCGCGTGGAGCAGTTCGAGTCCCAGGCGGCGAAGGCCCGAGCGGCCGGCGACGAGCGACGGGCGAAGAAGGCCGAGGAGCAGGCCGCGCAGTGGCGCGAATGGATGCAGGCAGCGGAGGCCGCCGTCGCGGATCGCTGA
- a CDS encoding membrane protein produces MSEPGTPAEVERQLGEEIDSVGRVWSRTIELGRRGFTISVLIFVLLIMQLLPWAEGRAGWETLAGHAGGVPQLFAATSTGIGVFVGAVALVSRRWWIAWCAALGGWFASVDGLLAIWSQQSAHASGAVGGGPGIGMIVAWIATIVLATMWMRTAFSRA; encoded by the coding sequence ATGAGCGAACCGGGAACGCCGGCCGAGGTCGAGCGGCAGCTGGGCGAAGAGATCGACAGCGTCGGCCGGGTCTGGTCGCGGACGATCGAGCTGGGCAGGCGCGGATTCACCATCTCGGTGCTGATCTTCGTGCTGCTGATCATGCAGCTGCTGCCGTGGGCCGAGGGCCGCGCGGGCTGGGAAACGCTGGCCGGGCACGCCGGCGGCGTCCCGCAGCTGTTCGCGGCGACGTCGACCGGCATCGGCGTGTTCGTGGGTGCGGTGGCCCTGGTGTCGCGGCGCTGGTGGATCGCCTGGTGCGCCGCACTGGGCGGCTGGTTCGCTTCGGTGGACGGCCTGCTGGCGATCTGGTCGCAGCAGTCCGCGCACGCGAGCGGCGCGGTCGGCGGCGGCCCGGGGATCGGCATGATCGTGGCGTGGATCGCGACGATCGTCCTCGCGACGATGTGGATGCGGACGGCGTTTTCCCGCGCCTGA
- the miaA gene encoding tRNA (adenosine(37)-N6)-dimethylallyltransferase MiaA produces the protein MISPVQPLRPVAVVGPTATGKTALAVELALALDGEVVNADALQLYRGMDIGTAKATTAERRGVPHHLLDVLDVTETASVAAYQRDARRTIERILATGRVPVLTGGSGLYVQAVLDDLKFPGTDPAVRARLDSEAAELGTAALYTRLQQLDPAAAVAILPTNTRRIVRALEVIEITGEPFSANLPKPGPARWDTVLIGVDREVAELDERVDLRVERMFEAGLVDEVRELIKHGLREGKTASRALGYQQVLAELDGEGDFAAAAAATAQATRRFVRRQRSWFRRDKRIQWFDGGSDALAARVLAALDQ, from the coding sequence GTGATCAGCCCTGTTCAACCGCTCCGTCCAGTGGCTGTCGTCGGCCCTACCGCGACCGGCAAGACGGCGCTCGCGGTCGAGCTGGCGCTGGCGTTGGACGGCGAAGTGGTGAACGCCGACGCGCTGCAGCTCTACCGCGGCATGGACATCGGCACCGCCAAAGCGACCACGGCGGAACGGCGCGGCGTCCCGCATCACCTGCTCGACGTGCTCGACGTGACTGAGACCGCGTCGGTCGCCGCCTATCAGCGCGACGCCCGCCGCACGATCGAGCGGATTCTGGCCACCGGCCGGGTACCGGTGCTGACCGGCGGCTCGGGCCTGTACGTCCAAGCTGTCCTGGACGATCTCAAGTTCCCCGGCACTGATCCGGCGGTGCGCGCCCGGCTCGACAGCGAGGCCGCCGAGCTCGGCACCGCCGCGCTCTACACCCGGCTGCAGCAGCTCGATCCGGCGGCGGCGGTGGCGATCCTGCCCACCAACACCCGGCGCATCGTGCGCGCGCTGGAGGTCATCGAGATCACCGGAGAACCGTTCTCGGCGAACCTGCCCAAGCCCGGGCCGGCGCGCTGGGACACCGTGCTGATCGGTGTCGACCGCGAGGTCGCCGAGCTGGACGAGCGCGTCGACCTGCGGGTGGAGCGGATGTTCGAGGCGGGTCTGGTCGACGAGGTGCGCGAGCTGATCAAGCACGGCCTGCGCGAGGGGAAGACCGCTTCGCGGGCGCTCGGCTACCAGCAGGTGCTCGCCGAACTGGACGGCGAGGGGGACTTCGCGGCGGCTGCCGCGGCGACCGCGCAGGCCACTCGGCGGTTCGTGCGCAGGCAGCGTTCGTGGTTCCGCCGGGACAAGCGGATCCAATGGTTCGACGGCGGATCGGACGCGCTGGCCGCGCGGGTCCTCGCCGCGCTCGACCAGTAG
- the dapF gene encoding diaminopimelate epimerase translates to MGGIEFLKGHGTQNDFVLLPDPSGRLDLTVARVAALCDRQRGIGADGVLRVVRAAAIGEKSAGEWFMDYRNADGSIAEMCGNGTRVFARYLVDSGLAGEGEFVIGTRAGDRPVVVHPDRSVTVQMGPATITGTSVTVVAGQPFSGVAVNVGNPHLVSVTDTDIAGLDLRDQPDFDHDVFPSGVNLEFVNVLGEGALRMRVHERGVGETHACGTGTVAAVAASLHLAGQDAGESTVDIPGGRVSVTVGRGESTLTGPAEIVARGELDEAWWLAAGE, encoded by the coding sequence ATGGGCGGCATCGAATTCCTCAAGGGCCACGGCACGCAGAACGACTTCGTGCTGCTGCCCGACCCGTCCGGCCGCCTGGACCTCACCGTCGCCCGGGTCGCCGCGCTGTGCGACCGCCAGCGGGGCATCGGCGCGGACGGCGTGCTGCGGGTCGTGCGCGCCGCGGCGATCGGCGAGAAGTCCGCCGGCGAGTGGTTCATGGACTACCGCAACGCGGACGGCTCGATCGCTGAGATGTGCGGCAACGGCACCCGGGTCTTCGCGCGCTACCTCGTCGATTCGGGACTGGCTGGCGAGGGCGAGTTCGTGATCGGCACCCGGGCGGGCGACCGGCCGGTCGTCGTGCACCCGGACCGCTCGGTCACCGTCCAGATGGGACCGGCGACCATCACCGGGACCTCGGTCACCGTGGTGGCCGGGCAGCCGTTCTCCGGGGTCGCCGTCAACGTCGGCAACCCGCACCTGGTGTCGGTGACCGACACCGACATCGCCGGGCTCGACCTGCGCGACCAGCCGGACTTCGACCACGACGTGTTCCCGTCCGGGGTGAACCTGGAGTTCGTGAACGTGCTCGGCGAGGGCGCGCTGCGGATGCGCGTGCACGAGCGCGGCGTCGGCGAGACGCACGCCTGCGGCACCGGCACGGTCGCCGCGGTGGCCGCTTCGCTGCACCTGGCAGGCCAGGACGCGGGGGAGTCCACTGTGGACATACCGGGCGGGCGGGTGTCGGTGACGGTCGGGCGCGGCGAGTCCACGCTGACCGGTCCGGCGGAGATCGTCGCCCGCGGCGAGCTGGACGAAGCCTGGTGGCTCGCCGCGGGCGAGTGA